One genomic window of Streptomyces sp. NBC_01498 includes the following:
- a CDS encoding TIGR02611 family protein, whose translation MRAESDERGDVVVPTAGTSEKAAPASGAAGPVRHALGSRAPRFIRRSKPLHVSWQVGVFVVGLAVVAAGVGMLVLPGPGWFVIFAGMAIWATEFVWAQLVLRWTRRKVTEAAQRALDPSVRRRNIILTTVGLVIVAVLSAVYLWTFGLTMPWKIEQ comes from the coding sequence ATGCGTGCGGAGAGTGACGAGCGGGGGGATGTCGTCGTACCGACGGCGGGGACGTCCGAGAAGGCGGCCCCGGCGTCCGGGGCGGCGGGGCCGGTGCGGCACGCGCTCGGCTCCCGCGCCCCCCGTTTCATCAGGCGTTCGAAGCCGCTGCACGTGAGCTGGCAGGTCGGCGTCTTCGTCGTCGGGCTGGCGGTGGTCGCCGCCGGGGTGGGAATGCTGGTGCTGCCCGGCCCCGGCTGGTTCGTGATCTTCGCCGGGATGGCGATCTGGGCGACCGAGTTCGTCTGGGCCCAGCTGGTGCTCCGGTGGACGCGACGCAAGGTGACCGAGGCGGCGCAGAGAGCGCTCGACCCCAGCGTGCGGCGGCGCAACATCATCCTCACGACCGTCGGTCTGGTGATCGTGGCCGTACTGAGCGCCGTCTACCTCTGGACGTTCGGACTCACCATGCCCTGGAAGATCGAGCAGTGA
- a CDS encoding DsbA family protein, translated as MNHSPTPGPVVLDVWCELQCADCHTALTDLRALRARYGDRLDIRLRHFPLDKHRHSFAAAQAAEEAVEQGQGWAYAEAVLARHEELAAEGEKVLLDAARRLGLDDEEFDTALIDGRHTLIVDADQAEGKAIGVAGTPTYVIGGERLDGGKSQDGLRARIEEIADRLLAGQ; from the coding sequence ATGAACCACTCCCCCACCCCGGGCCCCGTCGTCCTCGACGTCTGGTGCGAGCTCCAGTGCGCCGACTGCCACACCGCCCTGACCGATCTGCGCGCGCTGCGGGCGCGCTACGGCGACCGGCTGGACATACGGCTGCGGCACTTCCCGCTCGACAAGCACCGCCACTCCTTCGCCGCCGCGCAGGCCGCCGAGGAGGCCGTCGAGCAGGGGCAGGGCTGGGCGTACGCGGAGGCCGTGCTGGCCCGTCACGAGGAACTCGCCGCCGAGGGCGAGAAGGTGCTGCTCGACGCCGCCCGCCGACTGGGCCTGGACGACGAGGAGTTCGACACCGCGCTGATCGACGGCCGGCACACCCTGATCGTCGACGCCGACCAGGCCGAGGGCAAGGCGATCGGGGTGGCCGGCACCCCCACGTACGTCATCGGCGGCGAACGGCTCGACGGCGGCAAGAGCCAGGACGGCCTGCGGGCACGGATCGAGGAGATCGCCGACCGGCTGCTCGCCGGGCAGTGA
- the thrS gene encoding threonine--tRNA ligase, with protein sequence MSDVRVTIQRDSEREERVVTTGTTAADLFPGERTVVAARVGGGLKDLAYELADGDSVEPVEMSSEDGLNILRHSTAHVMAQAVQELFPEARLGIGPPIKDGFYYDFDVAEPFTPDDIKRVEKKMQEIQKRGQRFSRRVTTDEDARAELADEPYKIELIGLKGKAADAAEGASAEVGAGELTIYDNLDPKTGELCWKDLCRGPHLPTTRNIPAFKLMRSAAAYWRGSEKNPQLQRIYGTAWPSKDELKAHLDFLAEAERRDHRRLGSELDLFSFPDELGSGLAVFHPKGGVIRKEMEQYSRHRHEVSGYEFVNTPHISKKKLFETSGHLPHYSEGMFPPMEFDGQDYYLKAMNCPMHNLIFKARGRSYRELPLRLFEFGTVYRYEKSGVVHGLTRSRGFTQDDAHIYCTKEEMPQELDSLLTFVLDLLRDYGLTDFELELSTRDPESDKFMGEDEEWEEATAALQQAADKQGLPLVPDPGGAAYYGPKISVQAKDAIGRSWQMSTIQVDFQQPKRFELEYTASDGSKQQPVMIHRALFGSIERFFAVLLEHYAGAFPAWLAPVQAVGIPVGDAHVPYLQEFAARAKAKGLRVEVDASSDRMQKKIRNHQKAKTPFMIIVGDEDVANGAVSFRYRDGTQKNGIPADEALAELLDVVERRVQV encoded by the coding sequence GTGTCAGATGTCCGCGTGACCATCCAACGCGATTCCGAGCGGGAAGAGCGCGTGGTGACGACGGGGACGACGGCGGCCGACCTCTTCCCCGGTGAGCGCACCGTTGTCGCGGCCCGGGTGGGCGGCGGGCTGAAGGACCTCGCGTACGAGCTCGCCGACGGCGACAGCGTCGAGCCCGTCGAGATGTCCTCCGAGGACGGGCTGAACATCCTGCGCCACTCCACCGCGCATGTCATGGCGCAGGCCGTGCAGGAGCTGTTCCCGGAGGCCAGGCTCGGCATCGGCCCGCCGATCAAGGACGGCTTCTACTACGACTTCGACGTGGCGGAGCCCTTCACCCCCGACGACATCAAGCGCGTCGAGAAGAAGATGCAGGAGATCCAGAAGCGCGGCCAGCGGTTCTCGCGCCGGGTCACCACCGACGAGGACGCGCGCGCCGAACTCGCCGACGAGCCGTACAAGATCGAGCTGATCGGGCTCAAGGGCAAGGCCGCCGACGCCGCCGAGGGTGCCTCCGCCGAGGTCGGCGCCGGTGAGCTGACGATCTACGACAACCTCGACCCGAAGACCGGCGAGCTGTGCTGGAAGGACCTCTGCCGGGGTCCGCACCTGCCCACCACCCGTAACATCCCGGCCTTCAAGCTGATGCGCTCCGCCGCCGCCTACTGGCGCGGCAGCGAGAAGAACCCGCAGCTCCAGCGGATCTACGGCACCGCCTGGCCGTCCAAGGACGAGCTGAAGGCCCATCTCGACTTCCTCGCCGAGGCCGAGCGGCGCGACCACCGTCGGCTGGGCAGTGAGCTGGACCTGTTCTCCTTCCCCGACGAGCTGGGCTCCGGTCTCGCGGTGTTCCACCCCAAGGGCGGGGTGATCCGCAAGGAGATGGAGCAGTACTCGCGCCACCGCCACGAGGTGTCCGGGTACGAGTTCGTCAACACCCCGCACATCTCGAAGAAGAAGCTCTTCGAGACCTCGGGGCACCTGCCGCACTACTCCGAGGGCATGTTCCCCCCCATGGAGTTCGACGGGCAGGACTACTACCTCAAGGCCATGAACTGCCCGATGCACAACCTGATCTTCAAGGCGCGCGGGCGGTCCTACCGGGAACTGCCGCTGCGGCTGTTCGAGTTCGGCACGGTCTACCGCTACGAGAAGTCCGGTGTGGTGCACGGCCTCACCCGCTCGCGGGGCTTCACCCAGGACGACGCGCACATCTACTGCACCAAGGAGGAGATGCCGCAGGAGCTGGACTCCCTGCTCACCTTCGTGCTGGATCTGCTGCGCGACTACGGCCTGACCGACTTCGAGCTCGAACTGTCCACCCGGGACCCGGAGTCGGACAAGTTCATGGGCGAGGACGAGGAGTGGGAGGAGGCCACGGCCGCGCTCCAGCAGGCCGCCGACAAGCAGGGTCTGCCGCTGGTCCCGGACCCGGGCGGCGCCGCCTACTACGGCCCCAAGATCTCCGTCCAGGCCAAGGACGCCATCGGCCGGTCCTGGCAGATGTCCACCATTCAGGTCGACTTCCAGCAGCCGAAGCGGTTCGAGCTGGAGTACACGGCGTCCGACGGCAGCAAGCAGCAGCCGGTCATGATCCACCGGGCGCTGTTCGGCTCGATCGAGCGCTTCTTCGCCGTCCTGCTGGAGCACTACGCGGGCGCGTTCCCCGCCTGGCTGGCCCCGGTGCAGGCGGTCGGCATCCCGGTCGGCGACGCGCACGTGCCGTACCTCCAGGAATTCGCCGCGCGGGCGAAGGCCAAGGGGCTGCGGGTCGAGGTCGACGCGTCCTCGGACCGGATGCAGAAGAAGATCCGCAACCACCAGAAGGCCAAGACCCCGTTCATGATCATCGTGGGTGACGAGGACGTCGCCAACGGCGCGGTGTCCTTCCGCTACCGGGACGGGACACAGAAGAACGGCATCCCCGCCGACGAGGCCCTGGCCGAACTGCTGGACGTGGTGGAGCGCCGCGTACAGGTCTGA
- a CDS encoding CGNR zinc finger domain-containing protein, whose protein sequence is MQIPHDTRKALETVVSLVNTMPEADGADGLPDVEALHGFAGTHRMSGVGDLGPRDLRAVQAVRTRFAEVFAAPGPREAAALLNDLVAAAGTTPQLTDHDGYDWHVHYFAPDASMADHLAADCGMALAFIVVAGEQERLRRCEAPDCGHAFVDLSRNRSRRYCSSRTCGNRLHVAAYRARRREAAG, encoded by the coding sequence GTGCAGATTCCCCACGACACCCGCAAGGCCCTTGAGACCGTCGTCAGTCTCGTGAACACGATGCCCGAGGCGGACGGCGCGGACGGGCTCCCCGATGTGGAGGCGCTGCACGGCTTCGCCGGGACCCACCGCATGAGCGGTGTCGGGGACCTCGGGCCCCGCGATCTGCGGGCCGTACAGGCCGTGCGTACGCGCTTCGCCGAGGTGTTCGCCGCGCCCGGTCCCCGTGAGGCCGCCGCCCTGCTCAACGACCTGGTGGCGGCGGCCGGGACGACGCCGCAGCTGACGGATCACGACGGCTACGACTGGCATGTGCACTACTTCGCGCCGGACGCGTCGATGGCCGACCATCTCGCGGCCGACTGCGGTATGGCCCTCGCGTTCATCGTGGTGGCGGGCGAACAGGAGCGGCTGCGGCGGTGCGAGGCGCCGGACTGCGGGCACGCCTTCGTCGACCTGTCGCGCAACCGGTCCCGCCGCTACTGCTCCAGCCGCACCTGCGGAAACAGGCTGCACGTGGCCGCCTACCGGGCGCGCCGCAGGGAAGCGGCCGGCTGA
- a CDS encoding GNAT family N-acetyltransferase, which yields MTTTLRPTGPLQQTDDGLRSRGYDVCDNSRPVGVIDLAMDGAFGTPAGVLRRLRIDEAHRRRGRGTIAVLAAEEVLRGWGCGQVIASVPAESTGALPLLESLGHTERSRNMLKDLDREPPALPLGLVGRPMDEAEYESWQESSLDGFRQSWIDRGLPPEQARAKAESSRDENLPQGLATPGTAIHVLVDDGTPVGHVWVGSREVSPGVVGAFVYDVRVADGLRGKGYGRALMRHAERIAHVTGSGVLGLHVFAGNTPAIGLYESLGYVTTHRNVFKPLI from the coding sequence ATGACCACGACCCTGCGGCCGACCGGGCCGCTTCAGCAGACCGACGACGGCCTGAGATCACGCGGCTACGACGTGTGCGACAACAGCCGCCCCGTGGGCGTGATCGACCTCGCCATGGACGGCGCGTTCGGCACACCCGCGGGCGTGCTGCGCCGGCTGCGGATCGACGAGGCGCACCGGCGGCGCGGCCGGGGCACGATCGCCGTCCTGGCCGCCGAGGAGGTCCTGCGCGGCTGGGGCTGCGGCCAGGTGATCGCGTCCGTCCCCGCCGAGTCCACGGGCGCCCTGCCGCTGCTGGAGTCCCTGGGCCACACCGAGCGCAGCAGGAACATGCTCAAGGACCTCGACCGGGAACCTCCGGCGCTGCCGCTCGGACTCGTCGGCAGACCGATGGACGAGGCGGAGTACGAGAGCTGGCAGGAGTCGTCGCTCGACGGGTTCCGGCAGAGCTGGATCGACCGGGGACTGCCCCCGGAACAGGCCCGCGCCAAGGCCGAGTCCAGCCGCGACGAGAACCTGCCGCAGGGGCTCGCCACCCCCGGCACCGCGATCCATGTCCTGGTCGACGACGGAACGCCGGTCGGTCATGTGTGGGTGGGCAGCCGGGAGGTCAGCCCCGGTGTCGTGGGCGCCTTCGTGTACGACGTACGGGTCGCGGACGGCCTGCGCGGCAAGGGCTACGGCCGCGCGCTGATGCGCCACGCCGAACGGATCGCCCATGTCACGGGCTCCGGCGTGCTCGGCCTGCACGTCTTCGCCGGGAACACCCCGGCGATCGGCCTCTACGAGTCCCTGGGGTACGTGACGACCCACCGCAACGTCTTCAAACCGCTGATCTGA
- a CDS encoding SCO7613 C-terminal domain-containing membrane protein, with translation MENVPPPAEELVVLDRELARIDARRAQLLARRSYLLTLLTRPAPMAPPPRPARPAARTSETSPPGVQNVLLALGGVLLTVAAIAFTVVSWGAMGIGGRSAVLGTVTLAALATPAVLLRRGLTATAEAVGVLALVLTVLDAYALHRVALPATDPLGYTAAACALLAALWAGYGGLLGTLRTPLPAAVLTAQLPLPLWALATGAGELALGWALLLTAAGDLAVVLWVKRAPAASFAGVTAWVSGGWALLIGGGLSASAPAPYDALGPGVLLLAGAALSLLAAVRVTGVAFTGALVAGLTAVTATGGAVRPALPPGWAVVAYLLCGAALLTLVRTALPRAAVRGLTTAAGVVVAGAVLCALPSAAVSLLGPLSRVTGVWAGAPDRVRDALGPDPGWSAMSTAPLVLLLAAGLLAGVRGHLPDSARGAALGGATGLGWAAVLVLPAALDLGYGAALATHLALTAGALALGVHPPRRAPSVLATTATVCALTGAVGVALLALAGEGATLVTLAVLLVLLCAGAVALNEVAPARFFQPLLACAAVLTAVALLGAAGAAADLAPEHVALAVLAVPAAVALLAGRLRGHRVALPIELTSAGAGPLALVLASGRPETAALVLALCGVVAAGTALRPDRRPAAAYVSAALFALATWVRLYASDVTVPEAYTLPVTVPALVVGALRRRRDPEASSWTAYGPGLAATLLPSLVTAWGDPHWARPLALGSAALVLTLVGARLRLQAPLVLGAAVLALDTLHELAPYVVQVVDALPRWLPPALAGLLLLTVGATYERRLHDARRLRESVARMR, from the coding sequence ATGGAGAACGTTCCGCCGCCGGCCGAGGAGCTCGTCGTCCTCGATCGCGAGCTCGCCCGAATCGACGCGCGCCGAGCCCAGTTGCTCGCCCGCAGGTCCTATCTGCTGACCCTGCTGACCCGGCCCGCGCCGATGGCGCCGCCCCCGCGTCCGGCGCGGCCGGCCGCCCGAACGTCCGAGACCTCGCCGCCGGGCGTCCAGAACGTCCTGCTCGCCCTGGGCGGGGTGCTGCTGACCGTCGCGGCGATCGCGTTCACCGTCGTCAGCTGGGGAGCCATGGGCATCGGCGGCCGGTCCGCCGTGCTGGGCACGGTCACCCTGGCCGCGCTCGCCACCCCGGCCGTCCTGCTGCGCCGGGGCCTGACCGCGACGGCCGAGGCCGTCGGCGTCCTGGCCCTGGTCCTCACCGTCCTGGACGCCTACGCGCTGCACCGGGTCGCCCTTCCCGCCACGGACCCGCTCGGCTACACGGCCGCCGCCTGCGCCCTGCTGGCCGCGCTCTGGGCCGGCTACGGCGGGCTCCTCGGCACACTGCGCACTCCGCTGCCCGCCGCCGTCCTCACCGCCCAACTCCCGCTGCCCCTGTGGGCGCTGGCCACCGGGGCGGGCGAACTGGCCCTCGGCTGGGCGCTGTTGCTGACGGCCGCCGGGGATCTCGCCGTGGTGCTGTGGGTGAAGCGGGCACCGGCCGCGTCCTTCGCGGGCGTCACCGCCTGGGTGTCGGGCGGCTGGGCGCTGCTGATCGGGGGCGGGCTCTCGGCGAGCGCGCCCGCCCCGTACGACGCCCTCGGGCCGGGTGTCCTGCTGCTGGCCGGGGCCGCGCTGAGTCTGCTGGCCGCCGTACGCGTCACCGGGGTCGCGTTCACCGGCGCCCTGGTCGCGGGGCTGACGGCGGTCACCGCCACCGGTGGCGCGGTGCGCCCCGCCCTGCCGCCCGGCTGGGCCGTCGTGGCGTATCTGCTGTGCGGCGCGGCCCTGTTGACGCTCGTACGGACCGCCCTGCCCCGCGCGGCGGTGCGCGGGCTCACCACCGCCGCCGGGGTCGTGGTGGCGGGCGCGGTCCTGTGCGCGCTGCCGTCGGCGGCCGTGTCCCTGCTGGGGCCGCTGTCCCGGGTGACCGGCGTCTGGGCGGGTGCGCCGGACCGGGTACGGGACGCGCTGGGCCCCGATCCCGGATGGTCGGCGATGTCCACGGCGCCGCTGGTGCTGCTCCTGGCGGCCGGGCTCCTCGCGGGCGTACGGGGCCACCTGCCCGACTCCGCCCGCGGCGCCGCGCTCGGCGGTGCGACCGGGCTCGGCTGGGCGGCCGTCCTGGTCCTCCCGGCGGCGCTGGACCTCGGGTACGGCGCGGCCCTGGCGACCCATCTCGCCCTGACGGCGGGCGCGTTGGCGCTCGGGGTGCACCCACCCCGGCGGGCTCCCTCGGTGCTCGCCACGACGGCGACCGTCTGCGCGCTGACGGGCGCGGTGGGCGTCGCCCTGCTGGCACTGGCCGGGGAGGGCGCCACCCTGGTCACCCTCGCGGTGCTGCTCGTCCTGCTGTGCGCGGGAGCGGTGGCGCTGAACGAGGTCGCGCCCGCCCGGTTCTTCCAGCCGCTGCTCGCCTGCGCCGCCGTACTGACAGCCGTGGCCCTGCTGGGCGCGGCCGGCGCGGCTGCGGATCTGGCGCCGGAGCACGTGGCCCTGGCCGTCCTCGCCGTACCGGCCGCCGTGGCACTGCTCGCCGGGCGCCTGCGCGGCCACCGGGTGGCCCTGCCGATCGAGCTGACGTCGGCGGGCGCCGGTCCGCTCGCGCTGGTCCTCGCCTCGGGCCGCCCGGAGACCGCCGCCCTGGTGCTCGCCCTGTGCGGGGTCGTCGCGGCGGGCACCGCGCTGCGACCGGACCGGCGCCCGGCCGCCGCGTACGTCTCGGCGGCGCTGTTCGCGCTCGCCACCTGGGTGCGGCTGTACGCCTCCGACGTGACCGTGCCGGAGGCGTACACCCTGCCGGTGACCGTGCCCGCGCTCGTCGTGGGCGCGCTGCGCCGCCGCCGGGACCCGGAGGCGTCGTCCTGGACGGCGTACGGCCCCGGACTCGCCGCCACGCTCCTGCCGAGCCTCGTCACCGCGTGGGGCGACCCGCACTGGGCCCGTCCGCTGGCGCTGGGGTCGGCCGCGCTGGTCCTGACGCTCGTCGGCGCCCGGCTGCGGCTCCAGGCCCCGCTGGTCCTCGGCGCCGCCGTGCTGGCCCTGGACACACTGCACGAACTGGCGCCGTACGTGGTCCAGGTCGTGGACGCCCTGCCCCGCTGGCTCCCGCCCGCGCTCGCCGGCCTGCTGCTCCTCACGGTGGGCGCGACCTACGAACGCCGTCTCCACGACGCCCGGCGGCTGCGGGAGTCGGTGGCCCGGATGCGCTGA
- a CDS encoding SRPBCC family protein: MDWYRYRFRAVWELDAPPDTVFGVLERAGDYPGWWPQVREVTPAGERAGTARFRSLFPYDLVVGARESGNDPVARVLEIEMSGDLEGWARWTLRARGDGTSALYEQEVVVNKPLLRRLAVPGRPFFLANHALMMRAGRRGLRKVLAHRHPV; this comes from the coding sequence ATGGACTGGTACCGCTACCGCTTCCGCGCCGTCTGGGAACTCGACGCGCCCCCGGACACCGTCTTCGGTGTGCTGGAACGGGCCGGTGACTACCCCGGCTGGTGGCCCCAGGTCCGTGAGGTCACCCCGGCCGGCGAGCGCGCGGGGACCGCGAGATTCCGGTCCCTGTTCCCGTACGACCTTGTCGTGGGCGCCCGCGAGAGCGGAAACGACCCGGTGGCCCGCGTCCTGGAGATCGAGATGTCCGGTGACCTCGAAGGCTGGGCACGCTGGACACTGCGCGCCCGGGGTGACGGCACGAGCGCCCTGTACGAGCAGGAGGTCGTCGTCAACAAGCCCCTGTTGAGGCGCCTCGCCGTCCCCGGGCGTCCCTTCTTCCTCGCCAATCACGCGCTGATGATGCGGGCCGGGCGGCGGGGGCTGCGGAAGGTTCTCGCACACCGTCATCCGGTTTGA
- a CDS encoding aminotransferase class IV, which translates to MMIWVNGGLRAADTARVSVLDHGLTVGDGIFETVKSVRGRTFALTRHLDRLTRSARGLGLPDPDHDEVRAACAAVLDANPVELGRLRITYTGGLSPLGSERGDDGPTLVVAVGEASPRPDTTAVITVPWTRNERGALTGLKTTSYGENVVALARAHEQAASEALFANTVGDLCEGTGSNVFVVLDGELHTPPLSSGCLAGITRALTVEWTGARETRLPFDVLDRAEEVFVTSSLRDVQAVHRVDGRSLPGAPGPVTAKAMRVFDERAAGDLDP; encoded by the coding sequence ATGATGATCTGGGTCAACGGCGGACTGCGGGCGGCCGACACCGCGCGGGTGTCCGTGCTCGACCACGGGCTGACGGTGGGCGACGGAATCTTCGAGACGGTGAAGTCCGTCCGGGGCCGGACCTTCGCCCTCACCCGGCACCTGGACCGGCTGACCCGCTCCGCCCGGGGTCTCGGGCTGCCCGACCCCGACCACGACGAGGTGCGCGCCGCGTGCGCCGCCGTCCTGGACGCCAACCCCGTGGAGCTGGGCCGGCTGCGGATCACGTACACCGGCGGGCTCTCCCCGCTCGGCTCCGAGCGGGGAGACGACGGTCCGACGCTGGTCGTCGCCGTCGGTGAGGCGTCGCCCCGCCCCGACACCACGGCGGTGATCACCGTCCCCTGGACCCGCAACGAACGCGGCGCCCTGACCGGTCTCAAGACCACGTCGTACGGGGAGAACGTCGTCGCCCTCGCCCGGGCCCACGAACAGGCCGCGTCCGAGGCGCTGTTCGCCAACACCGTGGGGGACCTGTGCGAGGGCACCGGCTCCAACGTCTTCGTCGTCCTGGACGGTGAACTGCACACCCCGCCCCTCTCCTCGGGCTGTCTGGCCGGTATCACCCGGGCCCTGACCGTGGAGTGGACCGGCGCCCGGGAGACCCGGCTGCCGTTCGACGTGCTCGACCGGGCCGAGGAGGTCTTCGTGACGTCGTCGCTGCGTGACGTGCAGGCGGTCCACCGGGTGGACGGCCGGTCGCTGCCCGGCGCCCCCGGTCCGGTGACGGCCAAGGCCATGCGCGTCTTCGACGAGCGCGCGGCCGGGGACCTCGATCCGTAA
- a CDS encoding chorismate-binding protein, with the protein MHHLPPLARFGGLVATDLRDVTGDPAALDSAGFWAVARDFEGRLTCARFGDVRREPVPAPVPGRWRGPAAGDWTSSLDRDAYVSGVRRVRDHIAAGEVYQANLCRVLTAPLPGPGPADVDALTALLARGNPAPYAGTVRLPAHGVEIATASPELYLRRAGRTVESGPIKGTGRTAADLLEKDHAENVMIVDLVRNDLGRVCATGSVTVPALCAVEPHPGLVHLVSRVRGELADGAGWPELLAATFPPGSVTGAPKSSALRVIGELETAPRGPYCGAVGWVDADRGTAELAVGIRTFWIERDPPQVPVLRFGTGAGITWGSDPEREWQETELKASRLLAVASGVHEATGRTG; encoded by the coding sequence GTGCACCACCTTCCTCCGCTGGCCCGCTTCGGCGGTCTCGTCGCCACCGATCTGCGTGATGTCACCGGCGACCCCGCAGCACTGGACTCGGCCGGCTTCTGGGCCGTCGCCAGGGACTTCGAAGGGCGCCTCACCTGCGCCCGGTTCGGCGACGTACGCCGCGAACCCGTGCCCGCGCCCGTCCCCGGGCGGTGGCGGGGCCCCGCGGCGGGCGACTGGACGTCGTCGCTGGACCGGGACGCGTACGTCTCCGGCGTACGGCGGGTACGCGACCACATCGCGGCCGGTGAGGTCTACCAGGCCAACCTCTGCCGCGTCCTGACCGCGCCGCTGCCCGGCCCCGGCCCGGCCGACGTCGACGCCCTCACCGCCCTGCTGGCACGCGGCAACCCGGCCCCGTACGCGGGCACCGTCCGGCTGCCCGCCCACGGGGTGGAGATCGCGACCGCCTCGCCCGAGCTGTATCTGCGCCGGGCCGGGCGCACCGTGGAGTCGGGGCCCATCAAGGGCACCGGCCGCACCGCCGCCGATCTGCTGGAGAAGGACCACGCCGAGAACGTGATGATCGTGGACCTCGTCCGCAACGACCTCGGCCGGGTCTGCGCCACCGGATCGGTGACCGTGCCCGCCCTCTGTGCCGTCGAACCCCACCCCGGACTCGTGCATCTCGTCTCCCGGGTACGCGGCGAACTCGCCGACGGGGCGGGCTGGCCGGAGCTGCTGGCCGCCACCTTCCCGCCCGGCTCGGTCACCGGCGCGCCGAAATCCAGCGCGCTGCGTGTCATCGGCGAGCTGGAGACCGCGCCGCGCGGGCCGTACTGCGGTGCCGTCGGCTGGGTGGACGCCGACCGGGGCACGGCCGAACTGGCCGTCGGGATAAGGACGTTCTGGATCGAACGCGACCCGCCGCAGGTGCCCGTCCTGCGGTTCGGCACCGGTGCGGGGATCACCTGGGGCTCCGACCCCGAACGGGAGTGGCAGGAGACCGAGCTCAAGGCGTCACGCCTGCTGGCGGTAGCGTCGGGAGTGCACGAGGCGACGGGAAGGACCGGTTAG
- a CDS encoding exonuclease domain-containing protein: protein MTHWYEGPLAAFDIETTGIDAEEDRIVSAALVVQDVSGARARVTRWLVDPGIPIPVEASRAHGLTDALVQRTGRWPAPVIEEVGRGLAEQCLAGRPLVVMNAPFTLTLLDREMRRHRSSSLARYLEKAPFCVLDPGVLDRHLDPVRKGRRRLIDLCSLYGVVLDGSHDPVADAAAALEVVRSVGRAYATTTQQLTAAQLHARQAAWHAAQTRGRQERFARGGSAPSPGPVWPLRPHMPVVA, encoded by the coding sequence ATGACGCACTGGTACGAGGGGCCCCTGGCCGCATTCGACATCGAAACGACGGGTATCGACGCCGAGGAGGACCGGATCGTCTCGGCCGCCCTCGTCGTCCAGGACGTCTCGGGCGCCCGCGCCCGGGTCACCCGCTGGCTGGTCGATCCGGGGATACCGATCCCGGTCGAGGCCAGCCGGGCACACGGTCTGACCGACGCGCTGGTACAGCGCACGGGCCGCTGGCCGGCGCCGGTCATCGAGGAGGTGGGCCGGGGACTGGCCGAGCAGTGTCTGGCGGGCCGCCCGCTGGTGGTGATGAACGCGCCGTTCACGCTGACCCTGCTGGACCGCGAGATGCGGCGCCACCGCAGCTCGTCACTGGCCCGCTATCTGGAGAAGGCCCCGTTCTGCGTGCTGGACCCGGGCGTGCTGGACCGGCATCTCGATCCCGTCCGCAAGGGCCGGCGGCGGCTGATCGATCTCTGCTCGCTGTACGGGGTGGTGCTGGACGGCTCCCACGACCCCGTGGCGGACGCGGCGGCGGCCCTCGAAGTGGTCCGGTCGGTGGGCCGCGCGTACGCCACGACGACCCAGCAGCTCACCGCGGCCCAACTGCACGCCCGCCAGGCGGCCTGGCACGCGGCACAGACCCGCGGCCGACAGGAACGATTCGCACGCGGCGGCTCCGCCCCGTCCCCCGGCCCGGTCTGGCCCCTGCGCCCCCACATGCCGGTGGTGGCCTGA
- a CDS encoding SsgA family sporulation/cell division regulator, producing the protein MNTTVSCELHLRLVVSSESSLPVPAGLRYDTADPYAVHATFHTGAEETVEWVFARDLLAEGLHRPTGTGDVRVWPSRSQGQGVVCIALSSPEGEALLEAPARALESFLKRTDAAVPPGTEHRHFDLDTELSHILAES; encoded by the coding sequence ATGAACACCACGGTCAGCTGCGAGCTGCACCTGCGCCTCGTTGTATCGAGCGAGTCCTCACTGCCTGTACCCGCGGGCCTGCGGTATGACACGGCCGATCCCTACGCCGTGCACGCCACCTTCCACACCGGAGCCGAGGAGACGGTCGAGTGGGTGTTCGCCCGCGACCTTCTGGCCGAGGGGCTGCACCGGCCCACCGGCACCGGCGACGTCAGAGTCTGGCCCTCACGCAGCCAGGGCCAGGGCGTCGTCTGCATCGCCCTCAGCTCACCGGAAGGGGAGGCCCTGCTGGAGGCACCGGCGCGAGCCCTGGAATCCTTCCTCAAGCGAACCGACGCCGCGGTGCCACCCGGCACCGAGCACCGGCACTTCGACCTCGACACCGAGCTGTCTCACATCCTGGCCGAGAGCTGA